The sequence below is a genomic window from Candidatus Poribacteria bacterium.
TGCATCCGCGAGGGTTTCAGGACGAATGAGGTCGCGGATAAGAACGGGACCTTTGGGACGTGCAACTCTGCCCATCTCTTTGAGTGCCGTCATCGCATCGTGGATGTGATGCACAATGCTGTTAGAGATGAGTCCATCAAAGGTGTTATCTGGGTAGGATAGGGTTTTGGCATCGACAAGTTCAAGGGTTATCCGATCCGTGAGACCGGCATCTGCAATGTGGCGTTTTGCTATCTTCAGCATCTCTTCGGACAGGTCAATGGCGGTGATATGGATGTTTGGACAACGTTGCGCGAGTAGGATGGGAATCTGGGCGGGACCCGTGCCGACATCGAGAAAGTGTCCAGTGCTTGCACCGAGTGCGACAACACGGTCTACGAAAGCCTGATCAACCTCACCGTGCTCCATCGCATCGTAGGCTTCGGCGGCTT
It includes:
- a CDS encoding class I SAM-dependent methyltransferase translates to AAEAYDAMEHGEVDQAFVDRVVALGASTGHFLDVGTGPAQIPILLAQRCPNIHITAIDLSEEMLKIAKRHIADAGLTDRITLELVDAKTLSYPDNTFDGLISNSIVHHIHDAMTALKEMGRVARPKGPVLIRDLIRPETLADAQAFVDKYAAGDTPHQQKLYYDSFLAAFTIAEVNEMLTQMDMPGAVVVQSTDRHWSIERAV